The Verrucomicrobium spinosum DSM 4136 = JCM 18804 genome includes a region encoding these proteins:
- a CDS encoding homoserine dehydrogenase: MLQELKQREKEGRPIQIGLIGSGAMGTGIAYQIGRTPGMRLAFVADQNLEAAQKGADKYGKPTLVTTDGMAALRDEKLHVDVFVEATNSIIAAYDYCIAAIQRKSHVVMMNAEVDLILGHLLQAEAQKHGVVVTSDAGDQHGVLARMMEEIEMWGFDIVQAGNMKGFLDRHRDIEGTVEIAKKLGLSTIQCLAYTDGSKLNIEMAVIANEYGLTPFVPGMEGPKANKMQDVVDLFDFDKYNGQGRVDYVLGAKEHGGGVYVVAKCESEFQQGYMNYYKVTNKHPYYVFLRPYHLCHLETPRASALAALYNKPVCTQRMGRISDCFAYAKKDLPAGTRVEHAIGSDEVYGLIEEAAPAYAAGRMPQGVLDVEESNERPVLKRAVKKDEPLFWDDFNMPASRMVELWNQQMALPGIKK; encoded by the coding sequence ATGTTGCAAGAACTCAAGCAGAGAGAGAAAGAAGGCCGGCCCATCCAGATTGGATTGATCGGGTCTGGCGCCATGGGAACTGGCATTGCCTACCAGATTGGCCGGACCCCGGGCATGCGGCTTGCATTCGTTGCCGACCAGAATCTCGAGGCTGCGCAGAAGGGGGCCGACAAGTACGGCAAACCGACTCTTGTCACCACGGACGGCATGGCCGCCCTTCGTGATGAAAAGCTGCACGTGGACGTGTTTGTGGAGGCCACGAACTCCATCATTGCTGCGTATGACTACTGTATTGCGGCGATCCAGCGAAAATCGCACGTCGTGATGATGAACGCAGAGGTGGACCTCATTCTTGGGCATCTGCTCCAGGCCGAGGCTCAGAAGCACGGAGTGGTGGTGACCAGCGACGCTGGCGACCAGCACGGAGTGCTCGCCCGCATGATGGAAGAGATCGAGATGTGGGGCTTTGACATCGTCCAGGCAGGCAACATGAAAGGGTTCTTGGATCGTCACCGTGACATCGAAGGCACCGTGGAGATCGCCAAAAAACTTGGCCTGAGCACCATTCAGTGTCTCGCTTACACGGACGGTTCCAAGTTGAACATCGAAATGGCTGTCATCGCGAATGAGTATGGGTTGACCCCGTTCGTCCCGGGCATGGAAGGCCCCAAGGCCAACAAGATGCAGGATGTGGTGGATCTCTTCGACTTCGACAAGTACAACGGCCAAGGCCGTGTGGACTATGTGCTGGGTGCCAAAGAGCATGGCGGCGGCGTTTATGTGGTGGCCAAGTGTGAGAGCGAGTTCCAGCAGGGCTACATGAACTACTACAAGGTGACGAACAAGCACCCGTACTACGTGTTCCTGCGTCCTTATCACCTTTGCCATCTGGAGACGCCCCGGGCCTCCGCCCTGGCTGCATTGTACAACAAGCCGGTCTGCACCCAGCGCATGGGGCGCATCTCGGACTGTTTCGCGTACGCCAAAAAGGACCTCCCGGCGGGCACCCGTGTGGAGCACGCCATCGGTAGCGATGAAGTTTACGGCCTCATTGAAGAAGCCGCTCCTGCCTACGCGGCGGGTCGTATGCCCCAGGGCGTGTTGGACGTGGAGGAGTCCAACGAGCGTCCGGTGCTCAAGCGTGCGGTCAAAAAAGACGAGCCGCTGTTCTGGGATGATTTCAATATGCCGGCCAGTCGCATGGTCGAGCTCTGGAATCAGCAGATGGCCCTGCCCGGCATCAAGAAGTAG
- a CDS encoding FAD-dependent oxidoreductase — MAATKKHVAILGGGVCGLYAARVLTRVGIPVTVLEKGAQPGGLATSHERSGNWYDLGCHMLHEFDKEVYEDIMSLMGDESIPVQLDAKIRWAGSFYRYPLQFQDMIKGIPIFTLAFYTLGLFYAQIRQALVPWHPKNAEEALIQLYGAPLYKFFFKDFTHRYWGIHPRELSATFITTKMPRLSAVDVIKKALGKVGVKDKSLKAVDSALHEETLHYSRTGAEAMPRAMAQAVTEAGGSVILNADVQQVQMTDGRVTAVTYRQGGETHVVECDECISTIPLPWLVQKADPAPAASVVEASHQLRFKPISIYGLLVKKPKCIDGLYIYYRDRFFHRVGEPKNAGLVVKPEGHTVLIVETTCEIGDAKWNGTEEAKERLFTDLELENICAREDVVEVNILHGETGYPIFSLGFEPHYEQVMQWVKGVSNLQSTGRQGGFKYPNMHSAMRMGATAAQVVLKRLQHS, encoded by the coding sequence ATGGCAGCTACCAAGAAACATGTCGCAATCCTCGGTGGAGGAGTGTGTGGGCTCTATGCCGCCCGCGTCCTCACTCGTGTGGGCATTCCGGTCACCGTTTTGGAAAAAGGAGCGCAGCCAGGAGGGCTGGCCACCTCCCATGAGCGGAGTGGCAACTGGTACGACTTGGGGTGCCACATGCTTCATGAGTTCGACAAAGAGGTCTATGAAGACATCATGTCGCTCATGGGGGATGAGAGCATCCCGGTGCAGTTGGATGCCAAGATCCGCTGGGCAGGCAGCTTCTATCGCTACCCGCTACAGTTCCAGGACATGATCAAGGGGATTCCCATTTTCACCCTGGCCTTCTATACCCTTGGTTTGTTTTACGCCCAGATCCGTCAGGCTTTGGTGCCTTGGCACCCGAAGAATGCGGAGGAGGCTTTGATCCAGCTCTATGGGGCTCCTCTGTATAAGTTCTTCTTCAAGGACTTCACCCATCGCTACTGGGGCATTCACCCGCGCGAGCTCAGTGCCACCTTCATCACCACCAAGATGCCGCGGCTCAGTGCGGTGGATGTGATCAAGAAGGCGCTCGGCAAAGTGGGTGTGAAGGACAAAAGCTTGAAGGCAGTGGACAGCGCTCTTCACGAGGAGACGCTGCACTATTCCCGCACGGGTGCGGAGGCCATGCCCCGGGCAATGGCCCAGGCGGTGACGGAAGCGGGCGGGAGTGTGATTCTCAACGCCGATGTCCAGCAAGTGCAGATGACCGACGGCCGGGTGACGGCGGTGACGTATCGGCAAGGTGGGGAGACCCACGTGGTGGAATGCGATGAGTGCATCTCTACGATCCCCCTGCCTTGGCTGGTGCAAAAAGCAGATCCGGCCCCGGCAGCGAGCGTGGTGGAAGCTTCCCATCAGCTCCGTTTCAAGCCCATCTCCATTTACGGCCTGCTGGTAAAGAAACCGAAGTGCATCGACGGCCTCTACATCTACTACCGGGATCGATTTTTCCATCGCGTGGGCGAGCCCAAAAACGCTGGCCTCGTGGTGAAACCCGAGGGGCACACTGTGCTGATCGTGGAGACCACCTGTGAAATCGGCGATGCTAAATGGAACGGCACTGAGGAAGCCAAAGAGCGGCTCTTTACGGATCTGGAACTGGAGAACATCTGTGCCCGGGAAGACGTTGTGGAGGTGAACATTCTGCACGGCGAGACAGGGTACCCGATCTTCAGCCTCGGCTTTGAGCCGCACTATGAGCAAGTCATGCAGTGGGTAAAAGGGGTCAGCAACCTACAGTCCACCGGACGGCAGGGGGGCTTCAAATATCCCAACATGCACTCCGCCATGCGTATGGGGGCGACGGCCGCCCAAGTGGTTTTGAAGCGGTTGCAGCATTCGTAG